In the Cellvibrio sp. KY-GH-1 genome, TTGAAGCTATCACGCCCCACTGAACTACCCAGAAAAAAATTCACATCGATCAAGAAATGCGAGTTTAAAGAGTCATCTTTTGACATTAAAAAATCAACCACTCTTTGACTAAAAATCAAACTCTCATTTTTCTTAACATTAAACTCAAACGAAAGCGCACTTTTCCTATTGATGGACACCTCTATTTTATCTTCATCGACGTTATATAGCTTATCGTTCAAAATGAAATAAATTTGTTCGTTCTGGACAAACAGACAGTAAAAATTCCTCTTCAAGCAGAAGCGCGGACAGAAAGTATAATACCCCACACATTTCGTCCTTTTTGAATTTTTAACTAAAATAAAGCTATCCTGGCAAACAACGAGCTGCTTCATTCCAAAAAAATTAATATCTTTTACAGTAATTATATTTTTCATTATTTACTCATCAAACAATTGGTTACCTAAACCGATCACCCCAAGAGGAGCAGTAGGAATTAGATAGCTATCCCAAGCTGTATTTGACCTACCAAGAGAAGCGGCAGCCTTATAAAAGTCACCGCCGCTTTTTGCCCAGTAATAGTCTGGACGAAAGAAAGATCGGGGACTGCTAATGAGTCTGGGAGAAAAATTAAGTATCTTAAATAAATCTCGGGCATTAGAACCGATCGCAAATGTGTTATAGGAAGGCGTAGACCTAGCTGTAAGCGCACCAATAATTTTATATCCTTGACTAACTCCCGCACGCCACAATCCAATCCCACCCAATGCTTGCTCAGGATAAAAACCCTCAATTCCATCATCCATTCCCCAATTTGGACTCGGTCCAAATGTATTCCCCGATTTGGTATCGTACCAACCCTCGCCGTTACTTGTGTTATAGCTAAGGTGATCGTGCGTAGTACACATTTCACCAATCAATCCCAATAAGTCAAACGATGTAATTGGATTGCCGCTCACATACCCAAACGTATTAACCCCTGCCTCCAACCCAATCGGGTCAGATTCGATATAGCGGCCCAACGTTGGGTCGTAATCGCGGAAATAGTTATAGGAATAACCCGTTTCGCTGTCGGCATATTGGCCGGGGAAGCGCAGTGGTTGTTCTACATTGCCGTTAACAGTCACTTCACCAAAAGGGGACTGATTGACTGACCAGACCACTTGCTGCGCAGCATCCACCAACAATTGCGGTGCACCCAAATGGTCGTTGACCATAAAGAATATCTCGCCATTGGTGTTGCTTTGGTAATCCACCATGGCGATGCGTTGGTTCGCGGCGTAAATGTATTCGCGAATCGGTGCACCGGTTACGGTGGTTTCTGCAATCAGGCGGTTATCCGTGTCGTAATGGAAATGGATAATGTTTCCATCCACTTGTTTGATAACACGTTGGCCCTTGGCGTTGTATTCGTAACCTGCAACAACAGTTGCGCTGCCGCTCACCTTCACTTGCTCAAGGCGATTATTGTGGCCAAAGGTTAATGCTTTAGTCGCCGCGCTGGCAGAATCATTCACGATATTACCGACCGCATCGTAACCCAGCACACGCTCATGCAACTCGCCCTGCTCACCTTCGGTAATCACATTCAACAAGCGGTTGCTGCTTTCTGCGTATTCGTAAGCTTCCAGGCGATTATTTTGCTCGCGCGATTTACGGTTACCGACCGCGTCGTATTCATAATTGATAACGCCGTAACTGCCAGAGGCATCCGTTAAACGCGACAACTCGTCATAACCAAATACCTGGTTCGCCGAAGGTTTGGTCTAATCTATGATGCTGACAATCGGGACTTTTAACTATTTTTACGCCAAACCAAGCAGTTACGCATCAATAGGATGTTTATTTTTTGAGTTTTTGAATAGACAAAAACAAAATAAATTGCCGCCGCAAGCATCTGCCCAAAAACCAAAAACAGCCCCCATGCAATTTTTCTTTTAACGCGAGAATATTTGAAATGATCTACCAACATAGAAATCCACAAGAACATCCCCCCAAACATTCCCCAACTGAGCAATACTCTACTAAACAACCCCATCTGCCACCATGTTCCATCACCATCCTGACCAAAAACAAATAACCCTAAAATCATTAAGATAAATCCAAAAAATGCAACAGCATTTAAATATTTCATAATGAACCACTCAACAAAA is a window encoding:
- a CDS encoding RHS repeat domain-containing protein, with translation MSRLTDASGSYGVINYEYDAVGNRKSREQNNRLEAYEYAESSNRLLNVITEGEQGELHERVLGYDAVGNIVNDSASAATKALTFGHNNRLEQVKVSGSATVVAGYEYNAKGQRVIKQVDGNIIHFHYDTDNRLIAETTVTGAPIREYIYAANQRIAMVDYQSNTNGEIFFMVNDHLGAPQLLVDAAQQVVWSVNQSPFGEVTVNGNVEQPLRFPGQYADSETGYSYNYFRDYDPTLGRYIESDPIGLEAGVNTFGYVSGNPITSFDLLGLIGEMCTTHDHLSYNTSNGEGWYDTKSGNTFGPSPNWGMDDGIEGFYPEQALGGIGLWRAGVSQGYKIIGALTARSTPSYNTFAIGSNARDLFKILNFSPRLISSPRSFFRPDYYWAKSGGDFYKAAASLGRSNTAWDSYLIPTAPLGVIGLGNQLFDE